From the genome of Uranotaenia lowii strain MFRU-FL chromosome 1, ASM2978415v1, whole genome shotgun sequence, one region includes:
- the LOC129738188 gene encoding uncharacterized protein LOC129738188, with amino-acid sequence MRRGTMWLLGMLIVMEVDDDPSWNICMYDMDFYTQPFSRMAGYLWDAVFKNWTGQKWMKKTGRLYKTENKRTLSLQHSPQCAFAFGTGVFRRKSIAYAQLMAEFFFRKVGCINRIV; translated from the exons ATGAGACGTGGAACCATGTGGTTGCTCGGCATGCTGATCGTGATGGAAG TTGATGATGATCCTAGCTggaacatatgtatgtatgataTGGACTTTTATACTCAACCATTTAGTAGGATGGCCGGATACTTATGGGACGCAGTTTTCAAGAACTGGACGGGACAAAAATGGATGAAAAAAACCGGTAGATTATACAAAACAGAAAACAAGAGAACTCTCAG CCTTCAGCATTCCCCGCAATGTGCGTTCGCGTTTGGAACGGGAGTCTTCAGGCGCAAGAGCATTGCGTATGCGCAACTCATGGCTGAGTTCTTCTTCCGAAAAGTGGGCTGTATTAATCGAATAGTATAG